A window of the Henckelia pumila isolate YLH828 chromosome 3, ASM3356847v2, whole genome shotgun sequence genome harbors these coding sequences:
- the LOC140888819 gene encoding bidirectional sugar transporter SWEET14-like — CKSQPANYASQINHTEWPWRLAFLATSRHCWFTYHQSPTFHKIFKKKSTEGFQSIPYSVALLYMYYVFLKPNAINLVINSVGCVFELSYLPVFMLHAKKESKISTTKILLLFNTLTFGCIVACSYMLFTTYRIVTIIGCICVGFSVAVFASPFGIMRRVMRTNSVEFMPTRSRYIRCTLGKPSD, encoded by the exons TGTAAATCTCAACCTGCAAATTACGCTAGTCAAATAAACCACACTGAATGGCCTTGGCGTTTGGCATTTTTG GCCACTTCGCGTCATTGTTGGTTTACTTATCACCAGT CCCCgacatttcacaaaattttcaagaaGAAGTCCACCGAGGGATTCCAATCAATACCTTATTCAGTGGCTTTGCtgtacatgtattatgtgtttctGAAGCCGAATGCCATTAATCTCGTCATAAACAGTGTTGGCTGCGTGTTCGAGCTTTCCTATCTCCCTGTTTTCATGCTACATGCGAAAAAAGAATCAAAG ATTTCAACAACAAAAATTCTCCTTCTCTTCAATACATTAACATTTGGATGTATCGTTGCTTGCTCCTATATGTTGTTTACAACATATAGGATAGTGACAATTATTGGTTGTATATGTGTTGGCTTCTCTGTTGCTGTTTTTGCTTCTCCTTTTGGAATCATG AGACGAGTTATGAGAACCAATAGCGTGGAGTTCATGCCAACCCGCAGCCGCTACATTCGGTGCACACTGGGTAAACCATcagactaa